TCAGCTCTTCATGGCTCTCATGTGACAATCCTTGTATGAATAACCGTTTATGCATAAGTGCAACCATCTCAAGACACACTCATCGTAGCTGAACGGTTTGGAGATGCCGTCAGAGCCGATTGCAAGACCTTTTGGCGTTTTTAATTGCGTGGGCGCCTTTGGCTTAGACATGGATCATGCCCGCGCTGATTGAGAACCTTGATGGTCTCCGCGATCTCTCCGGAATGCCAAGTGTGGCTGGTGGAGTTAGCGAGCCAATAAGGTGCCTGCTGATTGATAACGGGTAATGACGCCACAttttgagattgaggctcTTTTTAACATTGATTCCATTCGTGTGACGTTTATTGTAACCTAAAGTGACTCATGATCAGGGACAGTCATATAGAGACTGCAGCAATGCTGACTGTCATATGATGCTTTTTTTTCTAGCAAACACACCCGTGTCACCATGTGATAACTGTACCTGAAGAATCACCAGCCACAGCTTAGAAACTTCTACAGCCCGAAACGGTACTAGCCGAGCTTTACGAGGCTAACAGGGCCATCAAGGTCCTCACCTTAATTCGACCCACTCCCACCTCAAACCACACGTTCGTCTTTTTCTACGGCTCAAGATTCAACCAGAGACAGAATGTGCTATCACATCTCAAGTCACACCTTTTGGTCACAGTGGATCATGACGGTGATGCCAAGGAGTGTGGCAGTTGCCGAGTTCCATGTTCCTGGGACGTGAATAACTAACTCTCCGAGTGTCACAGAGAATTTGTCATTGGAGTGAATTATTGATGAGAGTAGCGAGTGATTAAAACACGGTTTGTGTTAGAGTTCATCCAGCGGACCTGGGGCTAAAGAGGGTATAATGCAAGACGTTATCAGTTGTGCTGAGTTTTCTAGTCTTCTTTTGCTTCAGTACCAAAGTCCAGAAGCTTTGCATATACGAACTCAGTGGCTTTGATGCAACGATGTTTCGCTTTTCTACTCTCGATTTCTTAACCTTATTACTTTAACTTTAAGACTCATCGTAAGCATGTGTCCAAGAGATATCACGCCTATCTCGTTAGCAGTAACTATATCTTGTCCCAAGAAACCCCTGGCCCTAGACAACCCACCCCTCAGTATCAATCATCCCACGCGCTTGCGGCTCGAATAAATCTAGTCTACAGCCTTCGGCACCTCGCTTCCGTCCGCTGGACCCTCTGTCAAGCTAAACCTGGTCAGCTAGGCCGGTTCGCCCACTTTCTATAAGTCGAGTCTGCGCCATCAAGGTTCGTCGCGAATTTCGACTTCTCTCGTTATTTTGCACGTCACGCAACGCTCGCTGTATTATAAAACCCACCGCGGCTCGCAGGTTTATCGAGTTGCAATCAGCTTCAGGCCAAGCAGCAGTTCAACAATTAGCGCGCGCCTTGGCGTCTCGACACCGTTCGAATCATACAGCGCGATTATCCTTGGTCGCTTCCTTTTTAGGGAACAACGCATCTAGATAATCCTTGGCTTCGCATCTTTGCGCCTTGGCATTTGACGACATATTTTCCGACTACCACCTCACATCACCTACTACCTACAAGCCCGCGCCTCTTTTCTGGGTCTCGCTCTTCCCATAAGACTCTGCTCGCTGCATCCTTACCTTTATCCTTCTCGACATCCATTAATCGACAGAATGGCCGACGCTGATACCTGCAGCGGCGAGGCCGTCGATCTCGGCCGACGAGGTCTTCGAATTggctccatcttcatcatcatggcctctTCGGCTATCGGCGCACTCTTGCCCATTTTCCTGGCGCGCCAGAAGACGATCCCGGTACCTAAGATGACCTTCTTCATTTGCAAGTTCATCGGTACCGGAGTCATCATAGCGACAGCTTTCATGCACCTGCTTGTTCCCGCTGTCGAGAACTTGACCGACCCCTGTCTCGAGGACCGACTGGGTGGTTACGATTGggctgaagccatcgcgcTCATGACTGTTATTGTCATGTTCTTTGTCGAAATGCTCGCCGCTCGTCTCAGCAACGCCGACATGGAGCACAACCACTCAATGGAGATTGACCACGAGCTCGATCCTGCTATGGACTTTATCGCTAAGAAGCAGCCCAGCAACCCTGACATCGAGAATGGTGACCGTATGGGGCCTGGCTATGCCCCTGGTGGTGACAGCCACCTCGCTCACGGTCGTGAGCACAAGGAGGGTGATGCTCAGGGCGGACTTGCTGGTCAGCTgctcgccatcttcattcTCGAATTCGGTGTCGTGTTCCACAGTGTCTTCATCGGTCTTACTCTCGGCACGATCGCCTCTGACGAGCTTACCGTTCTCTTGATTGTTCTCGTCTTCCATCAGATGTTCGAGGGTCTCGGTCTCGGTTCTCGTCTGGCTGTCGCTCCTTGGCCCAGTAACCGACAGTGGATGCCCTACCTACTCGGCTGCATCTTTGCTCTATCAACTCCCATTGGTATCGCGGCTGGTATCGGAGCCAAGCCCAACAACGCCAACGACCAGAAGCTTACAAACGGTATCTTCGACGCTATCAGTGCTGGTATTCTCATGTACACTGGTCTTGTAGAGCTCCTCGCCCACGAGTTCATGTTCAACCCTTACATGCGCAAAGCCCCAATCAGGATTCTGTTGCTCGCATTCGCATGTGTTGCCTTCGGTGTCGCTGTCATGGCTATTCTTGCCAAGTGGGCTTAAAGGAGACTCGTGTGGAAGAAAAGTGGTTAAAATGGATATTCTCGAGGTTTATACCTGAATAAGGTTGGGCCATAATAAACTCATTTGGCATTGCGTTAGACGGATAGAATTGATACCTGGTCTGTTTCTTCGACCCTGTTACTATTAGTTATGGCCAGGAAATAGagcctttttcttttgaCGCTTAAAGCCGATGAACAGTGAATCTCCTCGTGTTTGCCCTGTTGAAGATTGTGAACAGCAAGTGACGTAGACGAAGTAAAAGTAAAGATGTGGAACCACGTGAGAGCGAATAGTTGCACAGATGCAACAGATGATCAGGACCCAATCACTTACATGAATATTTGCCTAATTTGGACATCGGTTCAACCTCAGTGGTGATATTCTACAAGAGAGGCTCCACTCTGTTATACAGTGCATACACCCAAGCACTGTACTTAACACTGTGTATCCAAAATTATGGGGCTCGCCAAGGGCCTTCTGAAGATTTGCCGCAAGTGATTCctaaagaaaaaaaaaaaaaagcccTTGTGTGTGCTAGCGCCTCATAATCGAGGCATCAAAGCGCACAATTAGGGTTGGGCCAAATTAAGCGACCATAATTGGATTTCGACCACGATTCTAGCAAAGTGAGATCTTCGAGCTCAACTATCGCGACGCTTCGACAACCACACCCAACGACCAAATTCCCCTTTCACCCACCCAACCCCAACAATACCGCAAAAATGGCCGGCGGAGTTACCGTTCGCGATGTCGATGTAGGTACTCcctgaaaaaaaaaaaaaaaaaacccaTCACAGGAAACGAAATACACTTCGAAAAAATCACACGATCTCTACTCGACGACTTGGCGACGCAATCTTCCAAGAGAACCGCTAGCCCGCCATGGCGCTGGCGCAGCGCGATGATTATATATCAAATGATAATTGAAACGCTGTGTCGGGCTGTTGTGTTCAAAGGGCTGGGTACAAATGGGATTGAGGAGCAGGCGCGAGGGAGTCGAAAGACTTCTGACGACGGAATCATGCTAATGGGTTTTGTGACTGCAGGCGCAGAAGTTCATCACTGCCTACTCTGCTTTCTTGAAGCGACAGGGCAAGCTTCCCATCCCCGGTAAGACATTCTGAACTCTTTCGatacttatttaatactGACTTTCTCAGGTTGGGTCGATACCGTCAAGACTGGTCCTGCCAAGGAGCTCCCTCCCCAGGACATTGACTGGTTCTACGTCCGCGCCGCCTCCATCGCCCGCCACGTCTACCTCCGCAAGACCGTCGGTGTTGGCCGTCTCCGCAAGGTCCACGGCACTGCCAAGAACCGTGGCAGCCGTCCCTCCAAGCACGTCGATGCCTCCGGCTCCGTCGACCGAAAGGTCATGcaggctcttgagaagatcggTGTCCTTGAGCAGGACGAGGACAAGGGTGGCCGCCGCATCACCCAGGCCGGACAGCGTGATTTGGACCGAATTGCCCAGACCACCGctgaggccgaggaggaggaggatgacgagtAAACAAAAACTGGCGGTTTCCGGTCAAAGTCAAAGGTAGCAATGGCAATGGAATTGGGCGTTGGGTCATAGATTTTGTCATGTATGAATGAGATTCCCCCGACACTGGGTCATTCGGTTTGGTCAAATTGGACCCGTCCAACTTGTCGTTCATTTTATGGTCGATTTGCTCTTGTGAATGTGTATCTTGAATGTGCTTGTGTGTTTCATGGTCGTAACCTTGATTCAAGTTGTGAAAGAATTTCCTTTACCCCTCTTTATCCCCTCTTCTCATTATGATCTCTCGTTGATCTCTCTTCAACCACTACCTCCTGGAGATAGGGTTAAGGCACGGTAAATATTGCATGCCCTTTAcccctttcccttcttgtGATCTCTATTCATCTTCAGCACCTCATGAGATCTTCTCTGATTCCAAGTGTTGCTCTCATCTCCCCCTTCGCAAAGTGAGGTCATCGCGAGTTCTCTGATTTGGTTTCTTTCAAAGCGCTGAGCTTTTCTATTTGCAACTCCATTTCCGCGTGTTACGAGTTACGACTTATCTTCGCTGTTTGATCTCGAAGGATACTCTCATATTGCCAGTTTTGGCCCAGCTTTGAAGAGTTGTGCGAGTTCCTCCCAAGAGCACAACTTGTGCAAAGCGAATGATCATATTTATCCACGTTCATTGAAGTATCCCTGAATCACGATGATTTTTATCCTTCACTCTCTTCACTAAAATCTGCTTCTCAAGTGGAGTGATCTGTAAGTGTGTTACAACTTCAACTCCAAGTCCTCAACTCCTTCAAGAAACTCATACACCTTTCACTCACAGGCACAACTCTCCTTTCCCAATTTGCAAAATGAACACACCGCAATCAGCAGCGTCAAGCTCggaggaagttgaagaggttCTACCAGTCTTTGTGTCTGCTATTAGCAACCCATCACCCCTTATATACTTCCACCATATCATCGACTCTGAAACCACAAAGCTTACAGTTCAAGTCCTCGGGGCTAATATCTCCTTCGTCTTCAGCCATCGTCGAGCAAAGACCATTAACAGGAGGTCTACTATCGAAAGGCAACTTGAAAACAAAACTACAGGGTTCATTTCCATTGTGTCTGCAAAATCTCAGCGTGTTGTCTTAGCGGCAGCTGAATCAGGTCATGGCCTTGGACGATACGGCGACGTActtgacaagaagaaagGCATTCTTCCAAATAGTATTTGGACAAGGCGAGTCGCGGCCATGGGTAAGACCCTTGGTTTGAACATGAGAAGACCCTTTGACAACCCTGGCCGAAGGGCTGGAAACACTGAAGGTATTTTTCTCGGGTCTCACGTTGAAGTCAAACTCGCAGTTCATGGTATTTGCGTTCTCCTCCAGACTTTCGGGATCACAAAAG
This DNA window, taken from Fusarium oxysporum f. sp. lycopersici 4287 chromosome 7, whole genome shotgun sequence, encodes the following:
- a CDS encoding hypothetical protein (At least one base has a quality score < 10), which translates into the protein MADADTCSGEAVDLGRRGLRIGSIFIIMASSAIGALLPIFLARQKTIPVPKMTFFICKFIGTGVIIATAFMHLLVPAVENLTDPCLEDRLGGYDWAEAIALMTVIVMFFVEMLAARLSNADMEHNHSMEIDHELDPAMDFIAKKQPSNPDIENGDRMGPGYAPGGDSHLAHGREHKEGDAQGGLAGQLLAIFILEFGVVFHSVFIGLTLGTIASDELTVLLIVLVFHQMFEGLGLGSRLAVAPWPSNRQWMPYLLGCIFALSTPIGIAAGIGAKPNNANDQKLTNGIFDAISAGILMYTGLVELLAHEFMFNPYMRKAPIRILLLAFACVAFGVAVMAILAKWA
- a CDS encoding 40S ribosomal protein S19, which encodes MAGGVTVRDVDAQKFITAYSAFLKRQGKLPIPGWVDTVKTGPAKELPPQDIDWFYVRAASIARHVYLRKTVGVGRLRKVHGTAKNRGSRPSKHVDASGSVDRKVMQALEKIGVLEQDEDKGGRRITQAGQRDLDRIAQTTAEAEEEEDDE